The following are encoded in a window of Deltaproteobacteria bacterium genomic DNA:
- the mraZ gene encoding division/cell wall cluster transcriptional repressor MraZ, translating into MFLGTYEHNLDDKGRVNLPARYREILSAQGESRLIVTTNVDPAGRCLVAYPPKEWQAFQERIAGLPQFDENVIRLKRLHIAGAAECTPDRQGRILIPPTLREYAALGGALIFAGLGNSIELWGKAHWEEERQRAKEALPEINDALARLGL; encoded by the coding sequence GTGTTCCTCGGGACCTACGAGCACAACCTGGACGATAAGGGGCGCGTCAACCTGCCGGCGCGCTACCGGGAGATCCTCTCGGCCCAGGGGGAAAGTCGGCTGATCGTCACCACGAACGTGGATCCGGCCGGACGCTGCCTGGTGGCCTACCCGCCCAAGGAGTGGCAGGCCTTCCAGGAACGCATCGCGGGCCTGCCGCAGTTCGACGAGAACGTGATCCGACTGAAGCGCCTCCACATCGCCGGCGCGGCCGAGTGCACCCCCGATCGGCAGGGGCGGATCCTGATTCCGCCCACGCTCCGGGAGTACGCCGCCCTCGGAGGCGCGCTGATCTTCGCCGGACTCGGCAACAGCATCGAGCTCTGGGGGAAGGCGCACTGGGAGGAGGAACGTCAGCGGGCGAAGGAAGCGCTCCCCGAGATCAACGACGCCCTGGCGCGGCTCGGGCTATGA
- the rsmH gene encoding 16S rRNA (cytosine(1402)-N(4))-methyltransferase RsmH has translation MSETYRHTSVLLEETLDLLRVVPGGTYCDATLGGSGHARAILERSAPDGRLVGIDRDPAALAHGRQALASFGERVVLEQGNFADVVQILRHLGLSPVDGLLVDLGVSSHQLDTADRGFSFSAEGPLDMRMDPTQGPSAAELIATLSEAELARVIRNFGEEPASRRIARAIKRAQLGQALGSTRELARVVAGAVGGEKRGRIHPATRTFMALRMAVNDELGCLERFLETFTEAVRPGGRVAVIAFHSLEDRAVKRRFGALASTCVCPPGLPICACGRVPEVTLVARKAVQASESEVNENPRARSARLRVVERR, from the coding sequence ATGAGCGAGACCTACCGCCACACCTCGGTGCTCCTCGAGGAGACGCTCGACCTCTTGCGCGTGGTGCCCGGCGGCACGTATTGCGACGCCACGCTCGGCGGAAGCGGCCACGCGCGGGCCATCCTCGAACGCTCGGCCCCGGACGGGCGGCTCGTCGGCATCGACCGCGACCCGGCCGCGCTGGCGCACGGGCGACAGGCGCTCGCCTCCTTTGGCGAGCGGGTGGTGCTCGAGCAGGGGAACTTCGCCGACGTGGTGCAGATCCTGCGCCACCTCGGCCTGAGCCCCGTGGACGGCCTGCTCGTGGACCTCGGCGTCTCGTCGCACCAGCTCGACACGGCCGACCGGGGGTTCAGCTTCAGCGCCGAGGGGCCGCTCGACATGCGCATGGACCCCACGCAGGGCCCGTCAGCGGCGGAGCTCATCGCCACGCTCTCCGAGGCGGAGCTCGCGCGCGTGATTCGAAACTTCGGCGAGGAGCCCGCCAGCCGGCGCATCGCGCGGGCCATCAAGCGCGCTCAACTGGGCCAGGCGCTCGGCAGCACGCGCGAGCTCGCGCGCGTCGTCGCCGGTGCGGTAGGGGGGGAGAAGCGCGGTCGCATCCACCCCGCGACGCGCACCTTCATGGCGCTGCGCATGGCGGTCAACGACGAGCTCGGCTGCCTCGAGCGCTTCCTCGAGACCTTCACCGAAGCGGTGCGCCCCGGAGGGCGGGTGGCGGTGATCGCGTTCCACTCGCTCGAGGACCGGGCCGTGAAGCGGCGGTTCGGCGCGCTCGCCAGCACCTGCGTCTGCCCGCCGGGCCTACCCATCTGCGCCTGCGGGCGGGTCCCCGAGGTCACGCTGGTCGCCCGCAAGGCGGTGCAGGCCTCCGAGAGCGAGGTGAACGAGAACCCTCGGGCGCGGAGCGCCCGGTTGCGCGTGGTGGAGCGACGATGA
- a CDS encoding cell division protein FtsL: protein MKLVRGMLREGTRRRLLGLMAVLLVVGTGASVAQVWTNLRAIELGYKISEATRRHGQLVETNRRLRIEIAVLKDPARIARLAGEELGLRPPEPEQIRRLRKPGGGGLPSPGRPSLSGRGTEHPTGGPLASRVP, encoded by the coding sequence ATGAAGCTCGTGCGCGGCATGTTGCGAGAAGGGACGCGGCGAAGGCTCCTCGGCCTGATGGCGGTGCTGCTGGTCGTCGGGACGGGCGCGTCCGTGGCGCAGGTGTGGACCAACCTTCGCGCGATCGAGCTCGGCTACAAGATCTCCGAGGCCACGCGGCGGCACGGCCAGCTCGTCGAGACGAATCGGCGGCTACGGATCGAGATCGCGGTGCTCAAGGATCCGGCGCGTATCGCGCGTCTGGCAGGGGAGGAGCTGGGGTTGCGACCGCCCGAACCGGAGCAGATCCGTCGCCTTCGCAAACCCGGCGGCGGGGGACTGCCGTCGCCCGGACGCCCGTCGCTCTCCGGGCGCGGGACAGAGCACCCGACGGGAGGTCCCCTGGCGAGCCGCGTTCCATGA
- a CDS encoding transpeptidase family protein: MKQETSLPATGERADDGAAPVPFSLRWHRVRIGITVLLTLGAFALVGRRAYRLQVEETGRLRGMAEQQYLKEIELPPRRGTILDRHGAPLAVSVDVDSIYANPRMVGEQAPVVAKKLAELLELPTSTVATQLASPRFFAWIKRRVPPQVAKRVREAKLRGVFLTQESRRYYPNHGLGSTVVGFAGADARGLEGVELAYDAWLRGSRLRVAGLRDALGRRVFSEGTTEQSTGGHDVVLTLDKLIQFETERALAVAVKDVRPNTGWVAAVVMDPATGDLLAMSSMPSYDPNRYAQAKPGERRNRTVADAFEPGSTMKAFSLTSVVQAGLTREEERIHCENGRYRVGRYTIHDAHPHGILSMAEVFQKSSNIGTAKLAFRLGKQRLYDALKGFGFGERTGLDLPGERVGILRPPTRWANITLTNVAFGQGVTTTMLHLARALSALGNDGKLMRPRLVTRIRHGKGHTVREFPVEGRQILAPAVAQRMRRIMVGVTEKGGTGTDAALERYTVAGKTGTAQKVDPVTGTYSSDRWVSSFMGLVPASRPRLAIVVVINEPAGVKHYGGEVAGPVFKQIAQQALHYLGVQPDKDAAVAKKDRSKDPAKQKPTAKEAPTPEGPAEEESDSPEGAAEGPQVTVPDFTGLSLAETIRLARQSGLRLEVRGGGRATAQSPGPGPAPRQTVCRVSFRPPG, from the coding sequence ATGAAGCAGGAGACGAGCCTGCCCGCGACGGGCGAGCGCGCCGATGACGGCGCAGCCCCGGTACCCTTCAGCCTGCGCTGGCACCGGGTGCGGATCGGCATCACGGTCCTGCTCACGCTCGGCGCGTTCGCGCTCGTCGGGCGGCGAGCCTACCGGCTGCAAGTCGAAGAGACCGGACGGCTGCGCGGCATGGCCGAGCAGCAGTACCTGAAGGAGATCGAGCTCCCTCCGCGACGCGGGACGATCCTGGACCGGCACGGGGCGCCGCTCGCGGTGAGCGTCGACGTGGACTCGATTTACGCCAACCCGCGCATGGTGGGCGAGCAGGCGCCGGTGGTGGCGAAGAAGCTGGCCGAGCTCCTCGAGCTTCCCACGAGCACGGTGGCGACGCAGCTCGCGTCCCCGCGCTTCTTCGCCTGGATCAAGCGCCGCGTCCCGCCGCAGGTTGCGAAGCGGGTCCGCGAGGCGAAGCTGCGCGGCGTGTTCCTCACCCAGGAGAGCCGACGCTACTACCCTAACCACGGGCTGGGGAGCACGGTGGTCGGCTTCGCGGGCGCCGACGCGCGCGGCCTCGAGGGGGTGGAGCTGGCCTACGACGCCTGGCTGCGGGGCAGCCGGCTGCGCGTGGCGGGGCTGCGCGACGCGCTCGGTCGTCGCGTCTTCTCGGAGGGGACCACCGAGCAGTCCACGGGGGGCCACGACGTGGTGCTCACGCTGGACAAGCTGATCCAGTTCGAGACCGAGCGCGCGCTCGCGGTGGCGGTGAAGGACGTGCGCCCGAACACGGGGTGGGTCGCGGCCGTGGTGATGGACCCGGCGACGGGGGACCTGCTGGCCATGAGCAGCATGCCCTCGTACGACCCGAATCGCTACGCGCAGGCGAAGCCCGGCGAGCGGCGTAACCGCACCGTGGCCGACGCCTTCGAGCCCGGCTCGACGATGAAGGCCTTCAGCCTCACGAGCGTGGTCCAGGCGGGGCTGACGCGCGAGGAGGAGCGCATCCACTGCGAGAACGGCCGCTACCGCGTGGGCCGCTACACGATCCACGACGCGCATCCGCACGGGATCCTCTCGATGGCCGAGGTGTTCCAGAAGTCCTCGAACATCGGCACGGCCAAGCTGGCCTTCCGCCTGGGCAAGCAGCGGCTCTACGACGCGCTCAAGGGCTTCGGCTTCGGCGAGCGGACCGGCCTCGACCTCCCTGGCGAGCGGGTGGGGATCCTGCGCCCCCCCACGCGCTGGGCCAACATCACGCTGACCAACGTGGCGTTCGGGCAGGGGGTCACCACCACGATGCTGCACCTCGCGCGAGCGCTCTCGGCGCTGGGCAACGACGGCAAGCTGATGCGACCCCGGCTGGTGACGCGCATCCGCCACGGCAAGGGGCACACGGTGCGCGAGTTCCCCGTCGAGGGACGGCAGATCCTGGCCCCCGCGGTGGCGCAGCGCATGCGTCGCATCATGGTGGGGGTCACCGAGAAGGGCGGCACCGGGACCGACGCGGCGCTCGAGCGCTACACCGTCGCCGGCAAGACGGGGACGGCGCAGAAGGTGGACCCCGTCACGGGGACCTACTCCTCGGACCGCTGGGTCTCGTCGTTCATGGGGCTCGTTCCCGCGTCCAGGCCACGCCTGGCCATCGTGGTCGTGATCAACGAGCCGGCCGGGGTCAAGCACTACGGCGGCGAGGTGGCGGGGCCGGTCTTCAAACAGATCGCGCAGCAGGCCCTCCACTACCTGGGCGTGCAACCCGACAAGGACGCCGCGGTGGCGAAGAAGGACCGGTCGAAGGATCCGGCGAAGCAGAAGCCGACCGCGAAGGAGGCGCCGACGCCGGAGGGGCCCGCCGAGGAGGAGAGCGACTCCCCGGAGGGGGCGGCGGAGGGCCCACAGGTCACGGTGCCGGACTTCACCGGGTTGAGCCTGGCGGAGACGATCCGCCTGGCGCGGCAGAGCGGGCTGCGCCTCGAGGTACGCGGCGGGGGCAGGGCCACGGCGCAGAGCCCGGGACCCGGTCCGGCGCCCCGACAGACGGTCTGTCGCGTTTCCTTCCGGCCGCCGGGGTAG
- a CDS encoding UDP-N-acetylmuramoyl-L-alanyl-D-glutamate--2,6-diaminopimelate ligase, with amino-acid sequence MSERPAATRTLGSLLPEWTAAGAPFAQLPISGVTDDSRAVKPGHCFVALKGLTVDGHAFAEAAVAAGAVAVVASRPLELGVPCVVVQDPARALGLAASRLLGEPARKLTLVGITGTNGKTTTTYLLEAILAAAGRRPGVVGTVSYRFGGTVEPAPFTTPTPVALHGVLGRMVEAGCTDAVMEVSSHALDLGRVWGCEFQVAAFTHLTQDHLDLHGNMEAYLAAKALLFRRHLRAGGTAVVNVDGGGAESIVREVRSRADVTLLRCSTRGAEAEATLEDLRYDVDGLSARLVVRGTSVPLRSPLVGTYNAENVLLAAACAQALGVSLETIARGVAALKGVPGRLERVEGAPGFAILVDYAHTPDALERAMAVLRPLCAGRLIVVFGCGGDRDRTKRPLMGRAAARDADLAVVTSDNPRTEDPLAIVEEVLGGVRREPIPALSSLEGRRGYLVEPDRRKAIFAAVTAAREGDIVLIAGKGHEDYQILGKQKIHFDDREEAREALKAR; translated from the coding sequence ATGTCTGAACGCCCAGCCGCCACCCGCACGCTCGGCTCGCTGCTCCCCGAATGGACGGCGGCGGGGGCGCCTTTTGCGCAGCTGCCCATCTCGGGCGTCACCGACGACTCGCGCGCCGTGAAGCCGGGGCATTGCTTCGTCGCGCTCAAGGGGCTGACGGTGGACGGGCACGCCTTCGCCGAGGCCGCGGTGGCCGCCGGCGCGGTGGCGGTCGTCGCGTCGCGCCCCCTCGAGCTCGGCGTGCCGTGCGTCGTGGTCCAGGACCCGGCGCGGGCGCTCGGGCTCGCGGCGAGTCGCCTCCTCGGAGAGCCGGCGCGCAAGCTGACCCTCGTCGGCATCACGGGGACGAACGGCAAGACCACCACGACGTATCTGCTCGAGGCGATCCTGGCCGCGGCGGGCCGGCGACCCGGCGTGGTGGGGACGGTGAGCTACCGCTTCGGCGGCACGGTCGAGCCGGCCCCCTTCACGACGCCGACTCCCGTCGCGCTCCACGGCGTCCTCGGGCGCATGGTCGAGGCCGGCTGCACCGACGCGGTGATGGAGGTGTCGTCGCACGCGCTCGACCTCGGTCGCGTCTGGGGGTGCGAGTTCCAGGTGGCCGCCTTCACGCACCTGACCCAGGACCATCTGGACCTGCACGGCAACATGGAGGCCTATCTGGCCGCGAAGGCGCTCCTCTTCCGCAGACACCTGCGCGCCGGAGGCACGGCGGTGGTGAACGTGGACGGCGGCGGCGCCGAGAGCATCGTGCGCGAGGTACGGAGCCGCGCGGACGTGACGCTCCTCCGCTGCAGCACGCGCGGGGCTGAGGCCGAGGCGACGCTCGAGGACCTGCGCTACGACGTGGACGGCCTGTCGGCGCGCCTGGTCGTGCGGGGCACATCGGTCCCGCTGAGATCCCCCCTCGTCGGCACGTACAACGCGGAGAACGTGCTGCTCGCGGCGGCGTGCGCGCAGGCGCTCGGCGTCTCGCTCGAGACGATCGCGCGCGGGGTCGCCGCGCTGAAGGGCGTCCCCGGGCGACTCGAACGCGTCGAGGGAGCCCCGGGCTTCGCGATCCTCGTGGACTACGCGCACACGCCGGACGCCCTCGAGCGCGCGATGGCCGTGCTGCGCCCGCTCTGCGCGGGGCGCCTGATCGTCGTCTTCGGCTGCGGCGGAGACCGCGACCGCACCAAGCGCCCGCTCATGGGCCGAGCCGCCGCGCGCGACGCCGACCTCGCCGTCGTGACCTCCGACAACCCGCGCACCGAGGACCCGCTGGCGATCGTCGAGGAGGTCCTCGGCGGCGTGCGCCGCGAACCGATCCCGGCGCTCTCCTCGCTCGAGGGGAGGCGCGGCTATCTCGTCGAGCCGGACCGCCGCAAGGCCATCTTCGCCGCGGTGACCGCGGCGCGTGAGGGCGACATCGTGCTCATCGCCGGCAAGGGGCACGAGGACTACCAGATCCTCGGCAAGCAGAAGATCCACTTCGACGA